TaagaaagaaaatgagattccaggcaattaaaaatataatgatCCACATACTTGTGTTATCGCAAGTAGGTCACATGATCATACGAGATCTGATTTTGAACTGATCTTTGACATTGTCttacacattttaaaataattgtGTTGTTGTAGGTGTGACACAAGATCATCCCAAATTAGATTCTGATATGATCTTTGAAATTACATTACCTATGGTGAAAACGAGTCCTAGGATTCCCATGCCAGTTTTTATTTCCAGTATCCGTATTCAATACGATTACATCGTGTTATACTACAAGGCATGGGTCACGAAACAGAAGGCTATGGAAAATATGCATAACAGGTGGGATAAGTCATATAATGATTTGTGGTAATGGTGTCAGGTACTAAATCAGTATGTTTCAGGTTCTATAATTAATTAACAAATGGAACCTGCATATTTCTGCGATCGTTTGGtttaaagaaaattttttttCCATCATTTTGTTTGACATTCAAGCAATGCATAGTAACATTTCGGTACTATAAGCCATTAGTACAAATTGGTGACACATTTACGTACAAGGGATATGAGCATTGGTTATTGTAAGTTTTTGCACATGATGGTAATTGAAAAATCCTACCAATATTTTTTGCAATAACATCAAGAGAATCTGCAGATGATCAAGAATTCTTATTAACTAACTTGAGAAGGCATGTTGTGCCGTAACTTGATATATGCGTCATTTTTGATAGGAGACCTAAAATATAGGTCGTAATTGAATGGCGTGGAAGCCTCTAAGATCTTACATACCATAGGTATTGTATACGACATATAGGATCTAATCACATGGgccgatatcattcaaatgctgaGTGACAACAAGTTATTAACATGGGTATGTAGTTGTCATTATTTCCTATATCATTCTTTAACATATACAGTGTTTGCATTCATGGATATACTCTTTATTTTCTTCAATAGGATACGAGCTCGTCCAATATCGTTTCCATGAAACGTTGAAGAACTTGCAGGCTATAATTGAACTCAATGCTGGATACCTTGATGGGATACCCAACGAGCAGTGGACTCAATTGTATGATGGAGGTCTACGATGTAGGCATAAGACAATAGACCTAGCGGAATGCATAAATTCTGTATTGAAGGAGATGTCTCATTTTTCAATAACCTTGATGGTCAAAGAAACATATTTATTCTTAGTAGCCTTATTTCCAAAGCAAGTGGAAATATATGTTGGACAAATAAAGGGCAGTCATGTTTGGtgcgaggatgtgatgaaagaaatTAGAGAAAATGCATAAAGAGCAAACTCTATGTCTGTAATGTGTCACTCTCAtccaaataaaacattttggGTTATGAAGATTCATATACTCAATGAAGGTATTATCAAGGGATCATACTGTGTATACTTGGGATGAAGGACTTGTGATTGTGGAATATTTCAAGCACTTCAATTTTATTGCATGTGCTTCGACACATTTGGATTGCATGAGCTTTGTTGACTAAGTGTACAAACTAAAACACAAATATAAAGTATGGAAATCTAAATTCCCATCGGTCCTAAATGAAATTATGTGGTCGTCTGTATCAAGCATTTCATTCAAGTTGGTATCAAATATTTTGTAGAGTCACAAGTCAAAAGGTCGTTCAAATTCTACTTAGGTACGCGACAACATGGATATTCGGGAGACAACAAACCAACTGAGGTTATGCAGTTATTATAGGAACCCACGGCATACTAAGCCAACATGTCCACACTTGGGGAAAACATTAAGGACAAGACCTAACTAccacatttattcatttttttaataggcgtacaaaaaaaaaaacaatttgttcattttttcaTTGCTTCTCATTTTTGGTAAATTATAAATATTGATATATTATTGATGTAAAATATAGTAGAATACAATATAAACAATTTTTTCATAGATTGTAAATAAATAAGTATACACCATTGATATAAAAATTACAATAGAATATAATaccccaaatttttattttttccttagATTATAAATAAGTATATTGTTGATGTAAAATACAATAGATCAACTTTTTTATATAATTGGAATAAGTACATTATAGATGgaaaaaatataatacaatataaattaaatgtcaacaaagtAAATGATAATTTACATGACAAAAATATGCAGTAGGTGTCAGTTGCGAGGAGGATTTCTTCGTAGTTGTGGTTTTGGCTCCTCatcttcatcttcttctcattccTCCATGCTTGAGAATTGAGAGAATTAGGAGGATGGGATTTGAATGCAAAAGGATGAAAATGACTTAGGTTTATATAGCAAATAAACTAGTTGTCTTTAGCCATTGGAAAAAAAACCGTGGGGAAAAGTTACCATTGACCAAAAATCACTCTAATAAGGAGTATTCAACAAATTCTAACATTTGAATAAAAATGTTCTTTGAGATATATCCATAAAGAGACTAAACGGATAGTAGACGCTTTAGAAAAAAAGGCTCTATCAAGTAATGAAGCTTTGCATATGTTCGAACAACCTCGTGGGAGTTTAAAGAGATCTAGAAAGAAGAAAGCACTTTTGATAACTCATTTATGAATATTTCTATGTaatcatttgttttatttaaaaaaaaagacgtattttctatttttctcttcaaaatcaatttattttccTAAATATCCaaaaaaattaacccaaaatcctttttttttctaaaagtgACATATACTTCATATTTACCCTTCTAAAAATCATCCATACTTCATACCAAGTTACTTAATTTCATGAGTtgtcaattttttttcatttaaatcaattaaataaatgatTTTGCTAATACTAGCAATATTTTTAGTGTTATCACATctggaaaaagaaaaggaaaactttACATTACTTGTAGATAAGACCATACTTAAAAATGGATAGCTTAAGCATCTATTCTTTTATCTCCATAGAGAACAAAATCTCATTTCGAGTAACGATTGTTaatattttctttgttgaaatTTCTAAATATGACCTTgtggaaattaattttcacaatctacatattaattatacaaaatacctttttaagaaaaaaacaaaTTTCCATTATTGGTTATTTATGTGAAATTTACTCATTAATTACACACGTAGACCCATTTTTCCAAGTAATAACGTGAATTGTGGATGGCATATTAGTAAACTGAACAGCTCGTCTTCTTACCTGAAACGTCCGTTACTGAGAGTCTAACGGGCAAGGGtggttttaataattttaaaacacaGCTCCGTTATACACGGTTGGGTCAAAGCCTTATATAAAGGCAACGGCTACATTACCGTTCTTCCCCCAGTCCCTTATCGTCGACTGTTTCCGTTTTAGCACTGGAGTGGAGAAAACCGGCAAGAAGACCGCGTAAAATTAGAAACGGAAAAAGCACAAATATCGGAAAAAAATGAGATTGACGAATAGTGTAAATTAATCGGGTAGTTTGGATCACCCACCTCTACAGTTTATTGTTGTTTCCATTGTTCAATTTAAAAAGCTCCCATTTTTGAACCTTTGCTTTCGATTCTTTTCCATTGGTAAAGAATCCGCTTTCTCTCCTGAGCTAAAAACATTAGGATTTCAGCCATTGCAGCAGCTATGTCCCCGTCTCCAGACTACTATTGCAGAGCCAgagtttgaaagaaaaaaaattagcttACATCCATCCATTTGTTTCTTTTTtccaatttctttctttcttctgctTGTTTTGATTTTGGCAAagggaaattaaaataaaagtctGAAATAACATTTGCAGAAATGTCCGTTGCGGATGTTGCTTTGAGTCGGGTGAGTCAAGAACCGGTTCACTCTACTGCTGGTTACTGCAATAACCAAGCGGGTGACTCGATCTTGATTTACCTTTCGATTGCTGGTTCGATGATTCCGATGCGGGTTTTGGAGTCAGACCCAATAGCCTCCGTGAAGCTTCGGATCCAGACTTGTAAAGGGTTTGTGGCGAAGAAACAGAAGCTTGTGTTCGGAGGCAGAGAATTGGCTCGTAACGATTCACTCGTCAAAGACTACGGCATAAAGGGTGGGAATGTTTTGCATTTAGTCTTGAAACTTTCCGATCTCTTGCTCATCACTGTACGGTCAACTTGCGGTAAAGAATTTGAGCTGCATGTTGATAGGAACAGAAATGTTGGGTATCTGAAACAGAGGATAGCCAGAAAAGGGAAGGGTTTTGAGGATGTCGATGAACAAGAAATATTTTGTAACGGAGAAAAAGTCGATGACCAAAGGTTAGTCGATGATCTGTGCAAAGATAATGATGCTGTGATTCATTTGGTGGTTCAGAAATCAGCCAAAGTTCGAGCTAAGCCCGTTGAGAAAGATTTGGAACTTTCGGTTATCGCTGAGAGCGATTTGGATGAGAGAAAAGGAGGGATTGTAGGAGGAGGAGAAGACAACCCCGAGGGGCTTCATATTGTGACAAATGAACCATTTTTAAGTGATATTTGGTTGAAGCCTGTTATCGTTAACCCTAAGGCTCAATTGCCTTTTTTTGCGTGGGATATGATCAATTCCACATTTGAAGGATTGCAGGCAGGAAACCACCCGATTAGATCATCTGAAGGGACTGGAGGTACTTATTTCATGCAAAATAAGACCGGGTTTGAATATGTTTCCATATTTAAGCCTATTGATGAGGAGCCAATGGCTGTAAACAATCCGCAGGGGTTACCTGCATCAATAAATGGTGAAGGGTTGAAAAAGGGCACCAGGGTTGGAGAAGGAGCTGTGAGAGAAGTGGCTGCTTATGTATTGGATCATCCCAAGAGTGGACCTCGGTCTTTGTCTGGTGAGATGTTGGGGTTTGCTGGTGTACCTCCCACCTGCATGGTTCAGTGCTTGCATGAAGGATTCAACCATCCCGATGGCTATGATTGTGCACCTGAGAATGTTAAGGTTGGATCCTTGCAGATGTTTATGAAGAACTCTGGGAGTTGCGAGGACATGGGTCCTGGAGCTTTTCCTGTAGAGCAAGTGCACAAGATCACGGTGTTTGATATTAGAATGGCAAATGCTGATAGACATGCTGGTAATATCTTGATTGGAAAAGGGGATGATGGCCGGACCGTGCTTATTCCCATTGATCACGGCTACTGCCTGCCCGAGAGTGTAAGTATAATTTCATCATTCTAATAATATCCATATGACTTCTTCTATGCAAATGCTTGTGAAAAAGTCAATAGTGTTGAACAATAGTATCCTAGGGAAAATTTAGATGTATTAAAATAGGTAAGCTAGTGATCATGCATTCAAGATCCACCTCACAACAACAGTACCCTAGGGCGATTTCTAAACTAATATATGTTTTGCTCCTCTACTTGCAGTTTGAGGATTGCACATTTGATTGGCTTTATTGGCCACAATCACGGAAGCCTTACACCCCAGAAACCATTGCCTACATAAAATCACTTGATGCTGAGCAAGATATAGCACTTCTGAAATCATACGTCTTGGATGTTCCTCTCGAGTGTGCTCGAACACTCCGTATCTCAACCATGCTTTTGAAGAAAGGGGTGGAGCGAGGTCTCACTCCTTTAGCCATCGGAAGCATCATGTGCAGGGAAAACATAAACAAGGAATCTGCGATCGAGCAGATTGTTAAAGAAGCTCAGGATTCCTTACTTCCAGGCATGAGTGAAGCTGCGTTTATTCAGAGTGTCTCGGAAGTCCTCGATTCTTGGCTTGACAAGCTCACAAATTGAAATTGCCTAGTTCTTTTTCAGCCACAAAAAAGAAATAACTAGGTACAATTTGTTTTCACATAATGAAGagtacatttttttttttttgactacAAATTGTGGGAATGTAGATATGGCTTATCCAAGGGCCTAAAGCTTTCATTattcattttgtttttttttttttttttggttttctttcttTTACTCTGTCAATTAATACTTGATATATCCTATCAGTATATCGAACAGAGTCAAAGATAATCGAGTTGTTACTCT
Above is a genomic segment from Gossypium arboreum isolate Shixiya-1 chromosome 8, ASM2569848v2, whole genome shotgun sequence containing:
- the LOC108461513 gene encoding phosphatidylinositol 4-kinase gamma 2-like, with amino-acid sequence MSVADVALSRVSQEPVHSTAGYCNNQAGDSILIYLSIAGSMIPMRVLESDPIASVKLRIQTCKGFVAKKQKLVFGGRELARNDSLVKDYGIKGGNVLHLVLKLSDLLLITVRSTCGKEFELHVDRNRNVGYLKQRIARKGKGFEDVDEQEIFCNGEKVDDQRLVDDLCKDNDAVIHLVVQKSAKVRAKPVEKDLELSVIAESDLDERKGGIVGGGEDNPEGLHIVTNEPFLSDIWLKPVIVNPKAQLPFFAWDMINSTFEGLQAGNHPIRSSEGTGGTYFMQNKTGFEYVSIFKPIDEEPMAVNNPQGLPASINGEGLKKGTRVGEGAVREVAAYVLDHPKSGPRSLSGEMLGFAGVPPTCMVQCLHEGFNHPDGYDCAPENVKVGSLQMFMKNSGSCEDMGPGAFPVEQVHKITVFDIRMANADRHAGNILIGKGDDGRTVLIPIDHGYCLPESFEDCTFDWLYWPQSRKPYTPETIAYIKSLDAEQDIALLKSYVLDVPLECARTLRISTMLLKKGVERGLTPLAIGSIMCRENINKESAIEQIVKEAQDSLLPGMSEAAFIQSVSEVLDSWLDKLTN